Proteins encoded by one window of Tunturibacter psychrotolerans:
- a CDS encoding DUF2950 family protein, producing the protein MLLQKDLGKGAAEIVSSMTKFDPDPDWTIVER; encoded by the coding sequence GTGCTCCTTCAGAAGGATCTGGGGAAAGGCGCTGCGGAGATAGTGAGCTCTATGACCAAGTTTGATCCGGATCCGGACTGGACCATTGTAGAACGATAG
- a CDS encoding SpoIIE family protein phosphatase — MLVVDDAPANIQIVNSILKDLYKIRIATNGSKALELVKVMPLPDLILLDVVMPEMDGYEVCTRLKLDPETRDIPVIFLTGQTEVEDETKGFEVGAVDYIHKPFSPAVVKARVQTHLALRGIREQLAQQLRDIQKELETARQIQLSILPSTVPKIASLDIAARYVPMTSVAGDFYDFIVVDEEHLGVLVADVSGHGMPAALIASMIKIAFSSQVSHAADPARVLLGLNEVLCGKFEHHFVTAAYVFIDIQNRTLKYAGAGHPPLLLWGAEGVRSIEENGLFLGKFSFATYTSTELPLTPGDRILLYTDGIPETTNPAGVEFGADGFKQFLENEHSTTSAAQFADRLLEELSRWSTRGSNDELDDDMTIVAIHMTDSEGLQQTAPDRIR; from the coding sequence GTGCTGGTGGTGGATGATGCTCCCGCCAACATTCAAATCGTGAATTCGATTTTGAAGGATTTATACAAAATTCGCATTGCAACCAATGGCTCAAAGGCATTAGAGCTCGTCAAGGTTATGCCTCTACCTGACCTGATTCTTCTGGATGTTGTCATGCCCGAGATGGATGGATACGAAGTATGTACGAGGTTGAAACTGGATCCGGAGACGCGCGACATACCAGTCATATTTCTTACCGGACAGACGGAGGTCGAGGATGAGACGAAGGGTTTCGAGGTCGGTGCGGTGGACTACATCCACAAGCCATTCTCCCCTGCGGTTGTAAAGGCGCGTGTGCAAACCCACCTCGCGCTTCGCGGCATCCGCGAACAGCTCGCACAGCAGTTGCGCGATATCCAGAAAGAATTGGAAACAGCGCGGCAGATCCAATTATCGATTCTTCCATCCACCGTCCCGAAAATCGCCAGTCTAGATATCGCAGCACGTTACGTCCCCATGACGTCGGTGGCCGGCGATTTCTACGATTTCATCGTAGTGGATGAGGAGCATCTCGGCGTTCTTGTGGCCGATGTATCGGGACACGGGATGCCCGCGGCACTTATCGCATCAATGATAAAGATTGCCTTCTCATCCCAGGTGTCGCACGCGGCCGATCCGGCGCGGGTGCTGTTGGGGTTGAATGAAGTATTGTGTGGAAAGTTCGAACATCATTTCGTTACAGCGGCATACGTCTTTATCGACATTCAGAACCGAACACTGAAATACGCTGGCGCTGGTCATCCACCTCTGCTTTTATGGGGGGCCGAAGGCGTACGTAGCATTGAGGAAAACGGTTTATTTCTCGGGAAGTTCTCGTTTGCAACATACACTTCGACGGAACTTCCCCTCACGCCTGGGGACCGCATCTTGCTCTATACCGACGGGATACCTGAAACAACGAATCCCGCCGGAGTAGAGTTTGGTGCGGATGGCTTTAAGCAGTTTTTGGAGAACGAGCACTCTACGACCTCGGCGGCTCAGTTTGCCGATCGGCTACTTGAAGAATTGTCACGTTGGTCCACGCGAGGATCGAACGACGAGTTGGATGACGATATGACAATCGTGGCAATCCACATGACGGACAGTGAAGGACTGCAGCAGACGGCACCCGATCGGATAAGGTGA
- a CDS encoding response regulator, translating into MGLLANLKIRTKILVALLPLAFMVIVAAFYASVEMNKIDSRYSDLIAKDVRALHNLTVARVLSNRFAQLVYQEIAEPDPDRMRVIDVELDRTAAEFHSSVALSNAETSGMSQKIDAISALFDQAVSDSGPIRAAALSGNNDKAMKLARETFEPEFRRERQSLTDLADEVHAGLDQQSDQLTLKTHRTILITWIVIIFGLAASFTIALSIVQIEVVKVVLSFRTRILDVAQGRLDLPIANLNRTNEIGEMSRALQTLQIAAREREILRWIKSEVATTTERLQSAEDFPAFASALLSRISETLDLLYGAFYLADDSRTHFARVGAFATDVSTELREFSLGEGLAGQAAAEHRTLRIVSETNKLLSVSTGAGTVSPACILFIPVMNQDDVLAIIELASSAPVSEQQQALLDALLPTVALNTKILSSKLVTRKLLEHTQVQAADLEVAKEAAEAATKAKSDFLANMSHEIRTPMNAIIGMTHLALKTDLSPKQSDYLTKVKFAAHSLLGIINDILDFSKIEAGKLDIEKTDFRLEDVLDNLSTIVSQKAQDKNLEFLIAAQHDIPPNLIGDPLRLGQILINLVNNAVKFTERGEVLVTVAMEDQIADRVKVKFSVRDSGIGMTSEQISRLFQAFAQADTSTTRKYGGTGLGLSISKRLVEMMEGSIWAEGEPGVGSTFHFTSWFGVGSEDKQRRLIVDLAGIRALVVDDNEQAREILTEALRVFALRAESVSSGEDAVREIAAADSTDPYRLVLMDWHMPGLDGLQASRVIKRNQRLQNIPKIVMVTAFGRDEIRTQAEEIGVESYLLKPVNQSLLYDTLVDLFGVAGADDHRSHKRKDSAAVHDATGIRVLLVEDNEMNQQVATELLESAGAIVTVANHGGEAVKILTAGDQPPKFDVVFMDLQMPEMDGFTATRLLRSDLRLRKFPIIAMTAHALVEERQRCLDAGMNDHVSKPIDPDNLFVTLLRWAKPRPKQAVGPQTPVANIKASDDVSLPDISGIKVMDGLNRVAGNRQLYRDLLRQFAVKQIDAADQVSAAFKSGDLQLAERIAHTVKGVAGNLGIEAVQLVAQKLEKALRGGEEGLSAPLAEFANVMGTQIQAINKALSESASAHPKAVQISPFDGKAVTAAIDRLKTLLEASDGGAEESFRSLQDAVAGVVEKPYLDGLSVSINDFDFDAALVKLDGIAELCARIEGSK; encoded by the coding sequence ATGGGTCTTTTAGCGAATTTAAAAATCCGAACCAAGATACTAGTAGCTTTGCTCCCGCTGGCCTTCATGGTTATTGTGGCAGCGTTCTACGCGTCGGTCGAGATGAATAAAATCGACAGCCGGTATAGCGATCTGATAGCCAAAGATGTCAGAGCCCTCCACAATTTAACTGTCGCGCGGGTGTTGAGCAACCGATTCGCCCAGCTCGTCTATCAGGAGATTGCTGAGCCTGATCCTGACAGAATGCGAGTGATCGACGTAGAGCTCGATAGGACGGCGGCCGAATTTCACTCTTCCGTCGCATTGAGCAACGCAGAAACTTCAGGCATGAGTCAGAAGATCGATGCGATCTCCGCCCTATTTGACCAAGCGGTATCCGACTCCGGCCCAATTCGGGCTGCGGCCTTAAGTGGCAACAATGACAAGGCTATGAAGCTGGCGCGCGAAACATTTGAACCCGAGTTTCGCAGGGAACGCCAATCGCTGACTGACCTAGCTGATGAAGTTCACGCGGGCCTCGACCAACAGTCCGATCAACTCACCCTCAAAACTCATCGAACAATTCTGATCACCTGGATCGTAATCATTTTCGGACTCGCTGCATCTTTCACGATTGCTCTCTCGATAGTGCAGATTGAAGTGGTTAAGGTTGTCTTGTCATTCCGGACTCGCATTCTTGACGTTGCGCAGGGACGACTTGACCTACCCATAGCAAATCTCAACCGTACCAATGAAATTGGTGAGATGAGCCGAGCCTTGCAGACTTTGCAGATCGCTGCTCGCGAGCGGGAGATTTTGCGCTGGATAAAATCGGAGGTGGCGACTACGACTGAGCGACTACAGTCGGCGGAAGATTTTCCGGCGTTCGCCAGCGCCCTACTATCGCGAATCTCCGAGACGTTAGATCTGCTGTACGGAGCGTTCTACCTGGCCGACGATAGTCGCACGCACTTCGCTCGAGTTGGGGCATTTGCAACAGATGTCTCGACCGAATTGCGAGAGTTCTCTCTCGGCGAGGGCCTGGCGGGGCAAGCGGCTGCTGAGCACCGAACGCTTCGGATTGTCTCCGAAACGAACAAACTTCTCAGCGTAAGCACAGGGGCTGGTACAGTAAGCCCGGCTTGCATACTGTTTATCCCGGTGATGAACCAGGACGACGTCCTGGCGATCATCGAACTGGCATCGTCCGCCCCTGTGTCGGAGCAACAGCAGGCACTGTTGGACGCGCTATTACCGACCGTCGCCCTCAATACGAAGATACTCTCCAGCAAACTTGTAACCAGGAAGCTGCTGGAACACACCCAGGTACAGGCCGCGGACCTTGAGGTGGCTAAAGAGGCGGCCGAAGCTGCCACCAAAGCCAAGTCTGATTTTCTGGCCAACATGAGCCACGAGATCCGGACACCGATGAACGCCATCATCGGGATGACCCACCTCGCATTGAAGACAGATCTTTCTCCAAAACAGTCAGACTATCTGACCAAGGTGAAGTTCGCCGCACACTCACTGCTTGGAATCATTAACGACATTCTGGACTTCTCCAAAATCGAGGCAGGCAAACTCGATATTGAAAAGACAGATTTCCGGTTAGAAGACGTGCTCGACAATTTATCGACGATCGTCAGTCAAAAAGCGCAGGACAAAAACCTCGAGTTCCTAATCGCAGCGCAGCATGACATCCCGCCCAACCTGATTGGCGATCCCCTTCGACTCGGGCAAATCCTGATCAACCTGGTGAACAATGCCGTCAAGTTTACGGAACGCGGCGAGGTGTTGGTAACGGTTGCGATGGAGGACCAGATAGCCGATCGGGTCAAGGTGAAATTCTCCGTCCGAGACAGCGGTATCGGGATGACATCGGAACAGATCTCGAGACTGTTCCAGGCATTCGCGCAGGCGGACACCTCAACTACGAGAAAATATGGCGGCACCGGGCTTGGTCTCTCCATCTCAAAACGGCTGGTCGAAATGATGGAGGGTTCCATCTGGGCAGAGGGTGAGCCTGGGGTGGGGAGTACCTTCCATTTCACTTCTTGGTTCGGAGTTGGATCGGAGGACAAACAAAGACGATTGATAGTTGATTTGGCTGGGATCCGGGCCCTGGTCGTTGACGATAACGAGCAGGCTCGCGAGATACTCACCGAGGCGCTTCGCGTATTTGCACTCCGCGCTGAATCGGTTTCGTCCGGTGAGGACGCGGTGAGGGAAATTGCTGCCGCAGATTCTACTGACCCGTATCGCCTGGTACTGATGGATTGGCATATGCCGGGACTGGACGGACTGCAGGCCAGCCGCGTTATCAAGCGCAACCAACGTCTGCAGAATATTCCCAAAATCGTGATGGTCACCGCCTTCGGGCGGGACGAGATCAGGACGCAGGCGGAGGAGATCGGCGTCGAAAGCTACTTGTTGAAACCAGTAAACCAGTCGCTACTCTACGACACTCTGGTGGACCTGTTTGGCGTCGCGGGCGCGGATGACCACCGTTCCCATAAGAGAAAGGACAGCGCGGCCGTCCATGACGCCACAGGGATACGCGTCCTTCTTGTCGAAGACAACGAGATGAATCAGCAGGTTGCGACAGAGCTTCTGGAAAGCGCGGGAGCGATCGTAACTGTTGCCAACCATGGCGGTGAAGCAGTAAAGATCTTAACCGCTGGAGACCAGCCTCCTAAGTTCGATGTAGTGTTCATGGACCTGCAGATGCCCGAGATGGATGGGTTCACGGCAACCAGGCTCCTGCGAAGCGATCTACGATTGCGAAAGTTCCCAATCATTGCGATGACAGCGCATGCTCTCGTTGAAGAACGCCAGCGTTGCCTCGATGCCGGCATGAACGATCATGTGTCCAAGCCGATTGACCCCGACAATCTGTTTGTGACGCTGCTGCGATGGGCAAAGCCGAGGCCCAAACAGGCAGTCGGACCCCAAACACCTGTCGCCAATATAAAAGCGTCTGATGACGTATCTCTGCCAGACATCTCAGGGATCAAAGTCATGGATGGACTAAACCGTGTCGCCGGCAACAGGCAACTGTATCGCGATCTACTCAGGCAATTTGCCGTCAAGCAAATCGACGCAGCTGACCAGGTTTCGGCTGCTTTCAAAAGCGGCGACTTGCAATTGGCTGAACGCATTGCCCATACCGTCAAGGGTGTTGCGGGCAATCTTGGAATCGAGGCGGTTCAGTTGGTAGCCCAGAAACTGGAGAAGGCACTACGCGGCGGAGAAGAAGGTCTGTCGGCACCACTCGCTGAATTTGCGAATGTGATGGGAACTCAGATTCAGGCGATCAATAAAGCGCTAAGCGAATCGGCGAGCGCTCATCCCAAAGCGGTACAGATTTCGCCCTTCGATGGGAAGGCGGTGACTGCTGCGATTGATCGGCTTAAGACTTTGCTCGAGGCGAGTGACGGCGGCGCCGAGGAGTCATTTCGGAGTTTGCAGGACGCAGTGGCTGGTGTTGTCGAGAAGCCCTATCTGGATGGTCTCAGCGTGTCGATCAACGACTTCGATTTTGACGCTGCGCTGGTAAAACTGGATGGCATCGCCGAACTTTGTGCACGAATTGAGGGCAGCAAATGA
- a CDS encoding DUF2950 domain-containing protein, whose translation MSLTCRKFILTLRLLFLLVILPVVPCQAYEKPSTRVFASPDEAGNALLTAAKTRDVDALMAIFGPNSKELILSGDAVQDKYTADSFVAEYGVMHRWRTMPDGGQMLLVGADNFQFPIPLKKDSDGSWFFDTDAGREEVLNRRIGRNELAIINACQAAAAAEADYFNHLHDGEKVKQYASKFISDPDKQNGLYWKPVNGKPTSPLGPLAAAASSDGYVAHATGHTAFHGYYFHMLKGQTERAPGGAKDYVIEGKMTGGYAFVAYPAEYANSGVMTFIINQDGVLLQKDLGKNTAEIASSMNEFDPDSDWTIVEP comes from the coding sequence ATGTCGCTTACATGCCGCAAATTTATACTCACACTGAGACTCTTATTTCTGCTTGTGATCCTTCCCGTTGTTCCGTGTCAGGCCTATGAGAAACCTTCGACGCGCGTATTTGCGTCGCCGGACGAGGCGGGGAACGCTCTGCTCACCGCGGCGAAGACCAGAGATGTGGATGCGCTTATGGCAATCTTCGGTCCGAACTCAAAGGAACTGATTCTCTCTGGAGATGCCGTACAGGACAAATACACGGCAGATTCGTTTGTCGCTGAGTATGGTGTTATGCACCGCTGGCGCACAATGCCCGATGGCGGTCAGATGCTACTGGTCGGAGCTGATAACTTTCAATTTCCGATTCCGTTGAAGAAAGACAGTGATGGTAGCTGGTTCTTTGATACGGATGCAGGTAGAGAAGAGGTTCTAAACCGCCGTATCGGCAGGAACGAGTTGGCGATCATCAATGCCTGTCAGGCGGCCGCTGCAGCGGAGGCAGACTACTTCAATCATCTTCACGATGGTGAAAAGGTGAAGCAGTACGCGTCGAAGTTCATCAGCGATCCTGATAAGCAGAATGGCTTGTACTGGAAGCCTGTGAATGGCAAGCCGACGAGTCCACTCGGACCATTGGCGGCTGCGGCATCATCGGATGGCTATGTCGCCCACGCAACCGGGCACACTGCATTCCATGGCTATTACTTCCATATGCTAAAGGGCCAGACCGAAAGGGCACCTGGCGGAGCAAAAGACTATGTGATCGAAGGAAAGATGACCGGCGGCTACGCGTTCGTCGCCTACCCTGCGGAGTATGCAAACTCCGGTGTGATGACCTTCATCATCAACCAGGATGGTGTACTGCTCCAGAAGGATCTGGGAAAGAACACCGCGGAGATAGCAAGCTCTATGAACGAGTTCGATCCGGATTCTGACTGGACCATCGTCGAGCCGTAA
- a CDS encoding DUF3300 domain-containing protein, translating to MMIRANTKQILAIALSSLLVLQGAPVEAVAQQAAPSAYPGQGAPLSAADLQQLVAPIALYPDALVAQILGAATFPDQIVAAAGWLKNQYLTGAPLANLVNTQQWDPSVKALTQFPSVLNNLASNLSWTSALGEAYHTQPSDIMSAVQFLRAKAQAAGNLKSGSQITVVQQAPQVIVIQPTNPQVVYVPTYNPTVVYGTPYVTPGYSTAAVVTTAVLAFGVGIAVGAAMSNNSWGYSYWNCNWHGGTVVYHSSGYYGNSAWHGGYYGSSATAYGPNGVAKAGNAYNPSTGTYARGASTTTAYGTQKVGQAYNPNTGAYAATHQTSNAYGSYGSSVVSKNGNTAYTQHQTTAAGSVGSVQTSAGGKGVAASGTYGNNAAAGQTANGNKYATANGNVYKNTGSGWNQTQGTSHNTSSYSGANSAAAKGYGGQEKSSGSSAFGGGSSGWQSRQESARGSASRGGGGGWGGRR from the coding sequence ATGATGATCAGAGCTAACACGAAGCAAATTTTGGCGATAGCGCTCTCGTCACTGCTGGTCCTTCAAGGTGCACCGGTGGAAGCCGTAGCTCAGCAGGCAGCGCCGTCAGCATATCCTGGTCAGGGCGCTCCGCTGTCGGCCGCGGACTTGCAACAGTTAGTCGCGCCGATTGCGCTGTATCCGGACGCCTTGGTTGCTCAGATTTTGGGCGCTGCGACGTTTCCGGATCAGATCGTTGCTGCAGCTGGCTGGCTTAAGAATCAATATCTTACTGGCGCACCTCTTGCAAATCTTGTTAATACTCAGCAATGGGATCCCAGTGTAAAGGCTCTCACTCAGTTCCCATCGGTCCTCAACAATTTAGCAAGTAATCTCAGTTGGACCTCAGCGTTAGGAGAGGCCTACCATACCCAGCCGAGCGACATCATGTCTGCCGTTCAGTTTCTGCGGGCCAAAGCGCAAGCTGCCGGCAATTTGAAATCCGGATCGCAAATTACAGTAGTGCAACAAGCGCCTCAAGTAATCGTGATTCAACCAACTAATCCGCAAGTGGTGTATGTGCCGACGTACAACCCCACTGTGGTATATGGCACGCCGTACGTGACACCGGGATACAGTACGGCGGCAGTTGTGACGACCGCGGTACTCGCATTTGGAGTCGGCATCGCCGTAGGGGCAGCGATGAGTAATAACAGCTGGGGGTACAGCTACTGGAATTGCAACTGGCACGGTGGGACGGTGGTTTATCACAGCAGTGGCTACTACGGAAACAGTGCATGGCATGGCGGCTACTACGGCTCCAGCGCGACGGCCTACGGGCCAAACGGAGTAGCGAAAGCAGGTAATGCGTACAATCCGTCGACTGGTACGTATGCACGAGGTGCATCGACCACGACAGCGTACGGCACCCAAAAGGTTGGTCAAGCTTACAACCCGAATACCGGAGCATATGCCGCCACTCATCAAACGTCGAACGCCTATGGGAGTTATGGCAGTTCCGTGGTTTCGAAAAATGGCAATACAGCCTACACGCAACATCAAACCACAGCAGCCGGTTCGGTAGGATCGGTACAAACGTCAGCTGGTGGAAAGGGCGTAGCTGCATCGGGCACCTACGGCAACAATGCAGCAGCGGGACAAACCGCAAACGGCAATAAATACGCGACGGCGAACGGGAATGTCTACAAAAACACGGGAAGCGGATGGAACCAGACACAAGGCACGAGTCACAACACTTCGAGTTACTCAGGAGCCAACTCCGCCGCTGCTAAAGGTTACGGGGGACAGGAAAAGAGCAGCGGATCTTCAGCCTTTGGAGGAGGCAGTAGCGGATGGCAATCACGGCAGGAGAGCGCTCGTGGTTCAGCGAGCCGCGGTGGTGGTGGCGGCTGGGGGGGTAGAAGGTGA
- a CDS encoding YceI family protein translates to MKIKYLSIFGFLIASLSLSAHSQVPVFKVTPQQSSVKFFVKSSVALAGDFKKWDANLTFTSTDVTSGALDIEIQAASVDSGSGMKDDKLKSKDFFDVTEDPVITFKSTKIVQTGPNTFDVPGTFTIRGVSKPETLSLTVSGVGTGSGDIKGTMAFDRKEFGMNSGIPFIKIADRVEVNVDIFAKRVSGPPVSLKK, encoded by the coding sequence ATGAAGATCAAATATCTATCCATCTTCGGTTTTCTGATAGCTTCGCTCTCGTTGTCAGCTCATTCACAAGTTCCTGTCTTCAAAGTCACCCCGCAACAGAGCTCCGTTAAATTTTTCGTGAAGTCCTCAGTCGCTCTCGCGGGTGACTTCAAGAAGTGGGATGCTAACTTAACCTTCACCTCAACCGACGTCACGTCGGGCGCTTTGGATATCGAGATTCAGGCCGCATCGGTAGATAGTGGAAGTGGCATGAAGGACGACAAGCTCAAGAGCAAGGACTTCTTCGACGTCACGGAAGATCCGGTCATTACATTCAAGTCGACAAAAATCGTCCAGACTGGCCCAAACACCTTTGATGTGCCAGGGACCTTCACCATACGAGGTGTTTCTAAACCTGAAACCCTGTCTCTAACCGTTAGCGGCGTCGGAACTGGCTCGGGTGATATCAAGGGCACAATGGCCTTCGACCGCAAAGAGTTCGGCATGAATAGCGGAATTCCGTTCATCAAAATCGCCGACCGCGTTGAGGTCAATGTCGACATCTTCGCGAAGCGTGTTAGCGGTCCGCCAGTTTCACTGAAAAAGTAA
- a CDS encoding patatin-like phospholipase family protein, producing MRSLFLLGALAISSCGYSQVPPKRDSATRPKLGLVLEGGGALGLAHIGVITWMEEHHIPVSYVAGTSMGGLVGGIYATGRSPAEVRELINGIDWDQVLSGETPFTDLSFRRKQDAHEVPGSLEFGLRKGLQFPAGFNTGEQVDLILDRVALPYSELPTFNDLPIPFACVATDLVSGKPHVFHDGSLSLAMRSTMSLPGIFSPVRSGDHLYADGGLLNNIPIDVARDMGADVVLGIHLETEPLSPKATLPSYGVLGQSISVMIAANELRSMEQADILVTVPLQKYTTLDYDKADAIIKVGYDAAAAKAAVLAAYSVSPGEWEEYLAVRNSRRKSVPIPTFVEVTGTASPVMKQGMEKQLSGLVGKPIDTETLGQDMMSIIGQGRFSTSTYSMVEKDGQQGLQIQTEQKAYAPPIVRPLILIDGSDYNNVLFSIGARVTFLDFGSYRSELRTDVVVGSQYLLDTEYYHPYTPSSNWFIAPRAGLNSQQLNVYSGNTLQASYRLREFLGGIDTGYAFGRTGELRLGYEGGYQKIYPEIGNVPTLPTTSGATGDVRIQYQLTTLDQPVIPRSGVSLLAYTKGYTVNPAAPGPFPVTEIQAQDFFRLNKPSSIFVGAYGGSTYGYKAGVPAFSLGGSQRLVAWSTNELLTNQYFLGQIGYIRELAHLPPLLGSTVDFLGVLEVGKTYKLPNGPSPPNLPMDAAAGLLVNTIFGPVLVAGSVGDYGHARFYFRIGRVF from the coding sequence ATGCGATCATTGTTTCTACTTGGCGCTTTGGCGATCAGCAGCTGCGGCTATTCACAGGTACCACCCAAGCGGGATAGCGCGACGCGACCCAAGCTAGGTTTGGTGCTCGAAGGCGGGGGAGCCCTGGGACTCGCTCATATTGGAGTCATCACCTGGATGGAGGAGCATCACATCCCGGTGAGTTATGTCGCAGGAACCAGCATGGGTGGCTTAGTCGGTGGAATCTATGCGACAGGGCGCTCTCCAGCCGAGGTCAGAGAACTTATCAACGGGATCGATTGGGATCAGGTGCTGAGCGGCGAAACTCCATTCACCGATCTTTCTTTCCGGCGCAAACAAGACGCTCACGAGGTTCCCGGTTCTCTTGAGTTTGGCTTGCGGAAAGGTCTGCAATTCCCGGCGGGCTTCAATACCGGCGAACAGGTTGACCTGATTCTCGACCGTGTTGCGCTCCCTTACTCAGAGCTCCCTACCTTCAACGATCTGCCTATCCCCTTCGCATGCGTAGCGACAGACTTGGTCTCCGGCAAGCCGCATGTCTTTCATGATGGTTCTCTCTCCCTCGCAATGAGATCGACCATGTCGCTACCTGGGATCTTTTCGCCGGTCCGGTCGGGAGACCATCTTTATGCAGATGGTGGCTTGCTCAACAATATTCCGATCGACGTTGCCAGAGATATGGGCGCCGATGTAGTCCTCGGAATTCACCTTGAGACTGAGCCCTTAAGTCCAAAAGCAACTCTACCCAGCTACGGTGTGCTAGGACAGTCCATCTCCGTCATGATTGCAGCCAACGAACTGCGGTCGATGGAGCAAGCCGACATCTTGGTGACAGTGCCCCTCCAGAAGTACACGACTCTTGATTACGATAAGGCCGATGCCATTATCAAAGTAGGCTATGACGCCGCAGCAGCAAAAGCAGCCGTTTTAGCAGCGTACTCGGTAAGCCCGGGCGAATGGGAGGAATATCTCGCAGTACGCAATTCGCGGCGCAAGAGTGTACCGATACCGACCTTTGTCGAAGTCACCGGCACAGCTTCTCCTGTAATGAAGCAGGGAATGGAAAAGCAGCTGTCTGGGCTGGTGGGGAAACCAATCGACACAGAGACGTTGGGTCAGGACATGATGTCCATCATCGGACAGGGTCGCTTCTCAACCTCCACGTATTCAATGGTTGAGAAGGATGGCCAACAGGGTCTTCAGATTCAGACCGAACAGAAGGCCTATGCGCCTCCTATCGTACGGCCACTCATCCTGATCGACGGGTCGGACTACAACAATGTCTTATTCAGTATTGGTGCTCGTGTAACATTTCTGGACTTTGGGAGTTACCGATCCGAGTTACGCACTGACGTTGTTGTCGGATCTCAGTACCTTCTGGATACTGAGTACTACCACCCGTACACCCCATCCAGCAATTGGTTTATCGCACCCAGAGCGGGGCTCAACAGTCAGCAATTGAATGTCTACTCAGGCAATACGTTGCAGGCAAGCTACCGCCTACGAGAGTTTCTTGGCGGCATCGACACAGGATATGCTTTCGGACGAACGGGCGAACTCCGACTTGGATATGAAGGTGGTTATCAAAAGATTTATCCAGAGATCGGCAACGTGCCGACTCTGCCTACAACTTCAGGAGCGACCGGAGACGTCAGGATTCAATATCAGCTGACGACACTGGATCAACCCGTTATCCCACGCTCCGGAGTCAGTCTCTTGGCTTACACAAAAGGATACACGGTCAATCCCGCTGCGCCGGGCCCCTTTCCAGTGACCGAGATTCAAGCGCAGGACTTCTTCCGCTTGAACAAGCCGTCTTCAATATTTGTAGGTGCGTATGGTGGTAGTACCTACGGCTACAAGGCCGGCGTACCCGCCTTCTCTCTCGGTGGCTCTCAACGGTTGGTAGCCTGGAGCACCAATGAGCTGCTCACAAACCAATATTTCCTCGGACAGATAGGCTACATCCGAGAACTGGCTCACCTGCCACCTTTGCTCGGTAGCACAGTGGACTTCCTTGGTGTCTTGGAGGTGGGGAAGACGTATAAACTCCCCAACGGTCCGAGCCCGCCAAATCTTCCCATGGATGCCGCGGCGGGACTTTTGGTCAACACAATCTTTGGACCCGTCCTGGTAGCCGGTTCAGTAGGAGACTACGGTCATGCACGGTTCTACTTCCGCATAGGGCGTGTCTTTTAG
- a CDS encoding DUF4136 domain-containing protein — MKTKFALCVMILCSTVAVATGQTVSVNYNQSQSFSQYHTYAWGSDNANKVQNSILAQVAVQDIDAALQSKGLQKVEESQKPDILVTANGGMKEQTSYTAMGMRGFGGGMGSITPQQNVIGTLIVDLYDAKGQSLVWRGIAQNTLDNNGNKNQQLVQKAVTKMFKQWPKS; from the coding sequence ATGAAAACTAAATTCGCATTGTGCGTGATGATACTGTGTTCGACGGTCGCGGTTGCTACCGGACAAACAGTCTCCGTGAACTACAACCAGAGCCAGAGTTTTTCCCAGTACCACACTTACGCTTGGGGTTCAGACAACGCTAATAAGGTTCAGAACTCGATCCTGGCACAGGTAGCGGTACAGGATATCGATGCCGCACTCCAGAGTAAGGGGCTTCAAAAAGTCGAAGAATCACAGAAGCCTGACATACTCGTCACGGCCAACGGTGGAATGAAAGAGCAAACCTCCTACACCGCGATGGGAATGCGCGGGTTTGGAGGCGGTATGGGGAGCATCACCCCGCAGCAAAACGTGATTGGCACGTTGATCGTAGATCTGTATGACGCGAAGGGTCAGAGCTTAGTCTGGCGTGGCATTGCACAAAACACCTTGGACAACAATGGCAATAAGAACCAGCAGTTGGTTCAGAAGGCTGTGACGAAGATGTTCAAGCAGTGGCCAAAGAGCTAG